In Flammeovirgaceae bacterium, a single window of DNA contains:
- a CDS encoding acetyltransferase translates to MQNPVIIFGANYLGRAAKEIFEQNKVVVYGFLDDDKKLHNTEVDDVAVLGATDDETFLGLIGKKCEPFVATDDNRLRKSLVKMLNAERKSQPCNAIHRGATVPSRSSIGYGNLIDDKVALGVGTHMGHHNIINAGATLGVGAKVGDFVQVGAGCAIGHDVVLEDGAFIGAGVTIVSGVVIGKGARVGAGSVVVASVGEGETVFGNPAQKVKS, encoded by the coding sequence ATGCAAAACCCAGTAATCATTTTTGGGGCCAATTATTTGGGCCGGGCCGCCAAGGAAATTTTTGAACAAAACAAGGTTGTGGTATATGGTTTTTTGGATGACGATAAAAAATTGCACAATACTGAAGTGGACGATGTGGCCGTGCTAGGGGCCACTGACGATGAAACCTTCCTTGGCCTTATAGGCAAAAAGTGCGAACCCTTTGTTGCCACCGATGACAACCGGTTGCGAAAAAGCCTGGTGAAAATGCTGAATGCCGAACGAAAGTCACAGCCTTGCAATGCCATACATAGGGGCGCAACGGTCCCGTCACGAAGCAGCATTGGTTATGGCAATTTGATTGACGACAAAGTGGCTTTGGGCGTGGGCACACACATGGGCCACCATAACATTATCAATGCCGGGGCCACTCTTGGGGTGGGGGCCAAGGTAGGTGATTTCGTCCAGGTGGGGGCCGGCTGTGCCATCGGGCATGATGTGGTGCTGGAAGATGGGGCGTTCATTGGTGCTGGCGTGACCATCGTTTCAGGCGTGGTCATTGGCAAAGGCGCCCGGGTGGGGGCGGGGTCTGTGGTGGTGGCTTCCGTGGGCGAGGGCGAAACCGTATTTGGAAACCCCGCACAAAAAGTTAAAAGCTAA
- a CDS encoding nucleoside phosphorylase: MAQVSETDLILNKDGSVYHLNLLPKHISDTVIAVGDPNRVYAVSQYFDKVEFEMNKREFITHVGKYKGKRITVISTGIGTDNIEIFFNELDALVNVDLKTRAVKPKKKKLNVVRIGTSGSIQEDIPLGAHLVSDYAVGFDNLMNFYNLGQKGFEREVAEDIRKKLKLNFNPYVVQGSQALKEKFGPGMRVGNTVTCPGFYAPQGRMVRLPLQFPKLLEDINYYHKGDFWLTNFEMETSAYYAFARMLGHEAISINAIIANRIKNKFSKNPTKTVDDLIKKVLDRV; encoded by the coding sequence GTGGCGCAGGTTTCCGAAACCGACCTTATTTTGAACAAGGATGGCAGTGTCTATCACCTTAACCTGTTGCCAAAACATATTTCCGACACTGTTATTGCCGTGGGCGACCCCAATAGGGTATATGCCGTAAGCCAATATTTCGACAAGGTGGAGTTTGAAATGAACAAGAGGGAGTTCATCACCCACGTGGGAAAGTATAAAGGCAAACGCATTACCGTGATCAGCACGGGCATTGGCACTGACAATATTGAAATATTTTTCAATGAACTGGATGCGCTTGTTAATGTGGATTTAAAAACACGTGCAGTCAAACCCAAAAAGAAGAAGCTCAATGTGGTGAGGATAGGCACCTCAGGCTCCATCCAGGAAGACATACCCCTGGGTGCCCACCTGGTTTCGGATTATGCGGTGGGTTTTGACAACCTGATGAATTTTTACAACCTGGGGCAGAAGGGGTTTGAACGGGAGGTGGCGGAGGACATCAGGAAAAAGTTGAAGCTGAATTTCAACCCTTACGTGGTGCAAGGTTCCCAGGCATTAAAGGAGAAGTTCGGGCCGGGCATGCGGGTAGGCAACACGGTGACCTGTCCCGGGTTTTATGCCCCCCAGGGAAGGATGGTGCGGCTGCCTTTGCAATTTCCCAAACTATTGGAAGACATCAACTATTACCATAAAGGCGACTTCTGGCTTACGAATTTTGAAATGGAAACTTCTGCCTATTACGCATTTGCCAGGATGCTGGGGCACGAGGCAATCAGCATTAATGCCATCATTGCCAACAGGATAAAGAACAAGTTTTCAAAAAATCCCACAAAAACGGTGGATGACCTTATCAAGAAGGTGCTCGACCGGGTATAA
- a CDS encoding insulinase family protein, translated as MREIEHYTLSNGIRVVHNRTTTTKIVHCGIMLNIGSRDENPANQGIAHFWEHMAFKGTRKRKAYHILNKLDSLGGELNAFTDKEKILFYASLRDVYFEKAVDLLTDITFDSVFPENQIERERNVILEEMAMYMDDPEDSLYDEFDNVIFTGHPLGMNILGTQKTVKSFRRKDFRKFIGTHLDTRKIVFSCVGNIPMEEVVRLAEKYMGHLPRKTSSGRRKKFTRYKPKEVVIHRNVGQARCAMGCPAYPLNDKRRNSFFMLVNILGGPGMNSRLNWALREKHGYVYSIGSSYYPFSDTGLFMISFGTEPTQMGKSLQLIGEELRKLKESPLGVKQMNAAREQLYGQLAMTEENNGTFMMMMARSMLDRGKVLAIEDTYAMIRETTPHALMELANDIFDEPQFSILRMEPN; from the coding sequence ATGAGGGAAATTGAACATTATACGCTCTCCAATGGCATTCGCGTGGTCCACAACCGGACCACCACCACCAAAATCGTCCATTGCGGGATTATGCTGAACATCGGTAGCCGTGACGAAAACCCCGCAAACCAGGGGATAGCGCATTTTTGGGAACATATGGCCTTTAAGGGCACGCGGAAAAGAAAAGCCTACCACATCCTAAACAAACTGGATTCGCTGGGCGGTGAACTGAATGCCTTTACCGACAAGGAAAAGATTTTGTTTTATGCGTCCTTGCGGGATGTGTATTTTGAAAAAGCAGTGGACCTGCTTACGGACATTACATTTGATTCCGTTTTTCCGGAAAACCAAATAGAGCGGGAGCGCAACGTGATATTGGAGGAGATGGCCATGTACATGGACGACCCCGAAGATTCCCTTTATGATGAATTTGACAATGTGATCTTCACCGGCCATCCTTTGGGGATGAACATTTTAGGCACCCAGAAAACCGTGAAGTCGTTTAGGCGCAAGGACTTTAGAAAGTTTATCGGCACGCACCTCGACACAAGGAAAATCGTTTTTTCATGTGTAGGGAACATCCCCATGGAGGAGGTGGTGCGGTTGGCAGAAAAATACATGGGGCACCTGCCCCGAAAGACCTCTTCGGGCAGGCGGAAAAAATTCACCAGGTACAAGCCCAAAGAGGTGGTCATCCACCGGAACGTGGGCCAGGCCAGGTGTGCCATGGGGTGCCCGGCATATCCCCTGAATGACAAAAGAAGGAATTCCTTTTTTATGCTTGTCAACATACTGGGCGGCCCCGGTATGAACTCCCGGCTCAATTGGGCGCTGCGCGAAAAGCACGGGTATGTATATTCCATTGGGTCCAGTTATTATCCTTTTTCCGATACAGGATTGTTTATGATCTCATTTGGAACGGAACCCACCCAAATGGGCAAGAGCCTCCAGTTGATAGGGGAAGAGTTAAGGAAGTTGAAGGAAAGCCCCCTGGGGGTGAAACAGATGAATGCCGCCCGCGAGCAGTTGTATGGCCAGTTGGCCATGACGGAAGAAAACAATGGGACTTTTATGATGATGATGGCGAGGAGCATGCTGGACAGGGGAAAGGTATTGGCCATTGAGGATACCTATGCGATGATCAGGGAAACCACCCCTCATGCCTTGATGGAATTGGCCAACGATATCTTTGACGAACCGCAGTTCAGTATATTGAGAATGGAACCCAATTGA
- a CDS encoding O-methyltransferase has protein sequence MEFLDENILKYVEAHTSAEDGLLRRINRETHLSVLKPRMLSGHLQGRVLAMVSKMIKPRLVLEIGTYTGYSALCLAEGLAENGKLVTIDINEELEGRVRGYFKESKFNDKIDYRIGDAKKVIPTLDGPIDLVFIDADKEGYSLYYDLAIDKVKTGGFILADNVLWSGKVLDEKPDKDTMEIVGFNRKVAEDPRVEHLLLPIRDGIMVLRKAQ, from the coding sequence ATGGAATTCCTGGACGAAAATATCCTGAAGTATGTGGAAGCGCACACGAGTGCGGAAGACGGGCTGCTAAGGCGCATCAACCGGGAGACGCACCTTTCGGTGTTGAAACCGCGCATGCTCTCCGGGCACCTGCAAGGCCGGGTGCTTGCCATGGTCAGCAAGATGATAAAGCCGCGGCTGGTGCTGGAGATCGGGACGTACACCGGGTACTCCGCGCTTTGCCTGGCCGAGGGGCTTGCAGAAAACGGAAAGTTGGTCACGATCGATATCAATGAAGAGCTGGAAGGGCGCGTACGGGGCTATTTTAAAGAGTCAAAATTCAACGACAAAATCGATTACCGGATAGGGGACGCCAAAAAGGTAATCCCTACCCTTGACGGCCCCATTGATTTGGTGTTTATTGATGCCGACAAGGAGGGTTATTCCTTATACTACGACCTTGCGATCGATAAGGTGAAGACGGGGGGCTTTATCCTGGCCGATAATGTGCTGTGGAGTGGCAAGGTACTGGATGAAAAGCCCGATAAGGACACCATGGAGATCGTGGGGTTCAACCGCAAGGTGGCCGAAGACCCGCGGGTGGAGCACCTTTTGTTGCCCATCCGGGACGGGATCATGGTTTTGCGCAAGGCCCAATAA